A single Nicotiana tabacum cultivar K326 chromosome 5, ASM71507v2, whole genome shotgun sequence DNA region contains:
- the LOC142180895 gene encoding uncharacterized protein LOC142180895, protein MTSNIAESLNAVTKYARELPIVKLLEYMRTLLECWTKEKLLKAKGTFTYLGYKFNKELDDNRTLSHKLRVRASIDNIHTVIDGVRCYNICLENKRCSCGQFQLDELPYPHVLAALRHRDESLNNIVLLITQGQTSCVLMKYQ, encoded by the exons ATGACATCAAACATTGCAGAGTCGTTGAATGCTGTAACAAAATATGCAAGAGAGCTGCCGATAGTAAAGCTATTAGAGTATATGAGGACCCTTCTTGAATGTTGGACGAAAGAAAAGTTATTGAAAGCAAAGGGTACATTCACATACCTTGGGTACAAATTCAACAAAGAGTTGGATGACAACAGAACATTGTCGCACAAGCTTAGA GTGAGGGCTTCAATAGACAACATCCATACAGTAATAGATGGTGTGAGGTGCTATAATATTTGTCTTGAAAACAAGAGATGTAGTTGTGGGCAATTCCAGCTTGATGAACTACCTTATCCACATGTTTTGGCTGCTTTAAGACACAGGGATGAGTCTTTGAACAATATTGTTCTCCTTATTACACAAGGGCAAACCTCTTGCGTACTTATGAAATATCAGTAA